Proteins encoded in a region of the Anopheles ziemanni chromosome 2, idAnoZiCoDA_A2_x.2, whole genome shotgun sequence genome:
- the LOC131294948 gene encoding metaxin-2, producing the protein MPKSTTIGSFYIKTATADMKEWPRDAVLYQPYEEEQILLAENASCLAVRTYLKMLDLPVVVEQRANAEFISPGGKRTKLPVLRVENFLYAEFDHIVTFIDDHFNKSLKSHLSQDQKDQLRSSLCLAENIFTVAEQYISWVDEEVRDTITKKRNGCVYPFPLNHVQNFRKEASVKRQLRLADRLNVSLDKVIADVDTLCQNLSTELGQQQYFFGEQPTELDALVFGHLFSIFTMKLPNNVLALTINKYSNLNQFCRNIDHTYFSPREQVRRLN; encoded by the exons ATGCCCAAATCAACTACTATCGGCAGTTTTTACATAAAAACAGCAACTGCAG ACATGAAGGAATGGCCACGGGATGCGGTGCTCTACCAACCGTACGAAGAGGAACAGATTCTGCTCGCAGAGAACGCTAGCTGCCTGGCGGTGCGAACGTACCTGAAGATGCTCGATCTTCCCGTGGTGGTCGAACAACGGGCGAATGCGGAATTCATCTCGCCCGGTGGCAAACGAACGAAGCTTCCGGTGCTACGGGTAGAAAACTTCCTCTACGCCGAGTTCGACCACATCGTCACGTTCATCGATGACCATTTCAACAAGTCGCTCAAGTCACACTTGTCGCAGGACCAGAAAGACCAACTTCGGTCTTCGCTCTGCTTGGCGGAGAACATTTTCACCGTTGCCGAGCAGTACATCAGTTGGGTAGACGAGGAAGTGCGCGATACGATCACGAAGAAGCGAAACGGATGCGTGTATCCATTCCCGCTGAATCATGTGCAGAACTTTCGCAAAGAGGCTTCGGTCAAGCGCCAGCTTCGCTTGGCGGACCGGCTGAACGTGAGCCTGGATAAGGTGATCGCCGATGTGGACACACTGTGTCAGAATCTTAGCACCGAGTTAGGCCAGCAGCAGTATTTCTTTGGCGAACAGCCGACAGAATTGGATGCACTCGTCTTTGGCCATCTGTTCAGTATCTTCACGATGAAGCTGCCGAACAATGTGCTCGCGCTGACGATCAACAAGTACAGCAATTTGAATCAGTTCTGTCGCAACATCGATCATACATACTTTTCACCGAGAGAGCAAGTTCGACGACTAAACTag
- the LOC131282269 gene encoding protein phosphatase 1B, with translation MGAFLEKPMTAKHNEHGEGNGLRFGVGSMQGWRCEMEDAYHAKTGLGERLEDWNYFAVFDGHAGDNVAKHCAANLLQGIISTTEFSNNDITRGIHAGFLQLDASMRDIPELASGMDKSGTTAVCAFISSQHLYVANCGDSRAVLCQHGQPVFTTQDHKPILPGEKERIQNAGGSVMVQRVNGSLAVSRALGDYDYKNVSALGQCEQLVSPEPEIFCRDRDPADEFLVLACDGVWDVMSNAELCQFVHSRFQLSDNLVEVANQVIDTCLHKGSRDNMSIIIIAFPGAPTPSEEAQRREEAVEAHLRQRIQTILAEMSEIEYGELLKQLASEDIPDLPPGGGLHAKCSFVASVFKELHPKLADTCELGNY, from the coding sequence ATGGGTGCCTTTTTGGAGAAGCCGATGACGGCTAAACACAACGAGCATGGCGAGGGCAATGGGCTCCGCTTCGGTGTCGGCTCAATGCAAGGCTGGCGGTGCGAGATGGAGGACGCGTACCACGCCAAGACAGGGCTGGGCGAACGTTTGGAGGACTGGAACTACTTCGCCGTGTTCGATGGGCACGCGGGTGACAACGTGGCGAAGCATTGCGCGGCCAACCTACTGCAGGGTATTATCAGCACAACGGAGTTCAGCAACAATGACATCACGCGAGGCATACACGCCGGTTTCCTGCAGCTGGACGCGTCGATGCGTGACATTCCGGAGCTGGCGTCCGGCATGGACAAGTCGGGCACGACGGCCGTGTGTGCGTTCATTTCCAGCCAGCACCTGTACGTGGCCAACTGTGGCGATTCGCGAGCCGTCCTCTGTCAGCACGGCCAGCCCGTGTTCACCACGCAGGACCACAAGCCGATTCTGCCCGGCGAGAAGGAGCGCATACAGAACGCGGGCGGCTCGGTGATGGTGCAGCGGGTGAATGGCAGTCTGGCGGTAAGCCGTGCACTTGGCGACTACGACTACAAGAACGTATCGGCGCTCGGGCAGTGTGAGCAACTGGTCTCACCCGAACCGGAGATCTTCTGCCGCGATCGAGATCCGGCCGACGAGTTTCTGGTGCTGGCGTGCGATGGCGTTTGGGACGTGATGAGCAACGCCGAGCTGTGCCAGTTCGTGCACAGCCGCTTTCAGCTATCGGATAACTTGGTGGAGGTGGCAAACCAGGTGATCGATACCTGTCTGCACAAGGGCAGCCGCGACAATATgagtatcatcatcatcgcgttCCCGGGGGCACCTACGCCCAGCGAGGAGGCCCAGCGGCGTGAGGAAGCGGTCGAGGCGCACCTACGCCAGCGCATCCAGACGATCCTGGCCGAAATGAGTGAGATCGAGTACGGTGAGCTGCTAAAGCAGCTCGCCAGCGAGGACATTCCGGATCTGCCACCCGGCGGCGGGTTGCATGCCAAGTGTTCCTTCGTAGCGAGCGTGTTTAAGGAGCTACACCCGAAGCTGGCTGATACGTGCGAATTGGGGAACTATTAG
- the LOC131285293 gene encoding RING finger and SPRY domain-containing protein 1-like has translation MGVCLCKDKVEEGFIDDSSRDSYVGNGSDTGRLAGSGNSGGPNGGTHVRNCSRSDRQAASLSDTVDELVKETLEIIGTIVDNEPETPNSMVLLHDITDKPTGWIQLVKSLIRVVPLDNPMGPSVITLLLDDSPLPSKDSVLKVADMITRSIRRTPKRERNMCVILGFLAERLAGPCSISVLSDVTLGYLLGNLDEGIHPDVMLFSLIALEKFAQTSENKVTIRRKLALYPENPLTRLERHTSSNDYTLRQVGFCAEWCLDNYFLIEGRGYSYEVADLSNVNVMLNTRDVSEYLKISADGLEARCDAYSFESVRCTYQVNAGCWYYEVEIITPGVMQIGWATKDSNFLSHEGYGIGDDAYSIAFDGCRKLIWHKARSMQHNLHIWTGGSVLGCLLDLDTRQVIFSLDGVEGEVLTQLFDSAGPLDGFFAAASFMSFQQCRFNFGSLPFIYPPKGRPFKSFNDHAVLSEQDKVVLPRHLFLEQLRKLSVREDSCTLCFDMKATVRIEPCKHRGFCTNCAALLQFCPMCRAEIISTVQEEEVAPDASPHSEEAEPKQMEEPSAPIVNQ, from the exons ATGGGTGTGTGCCTGTGCAAGGACAAGGTCGAGGAAGGATTCATCGACGACAGCAGTCGCGACTCGTACGTGGGCAATGGCAGCGACACGGGACGGCTGGCCGGAAGCGGAAACTCCGGCGGACCCAACGGAGGAACGCACGTACGCAACTGCTCCCGATCGGATCGGCAGGCAGCTTCCCTTTCCGACACCGTCGACGAGCTGGTCAAGGAAACGCTCGAGATAATCGGCACCATCGTGGACAA TGAACCGGAAACACCAAACTCGATGGTGTTGCTACACGATATCACCGACAAACCGACCGGCTGGATACAGCTGGTCAAGTCACTCATTCGCGTCGTACCGCTCGATAACCCGATGGGGCCGAGCGTCATAACGCTACTGCTCGACGACAGCCCGCTACCGTCGAAGGACTCCGTGCTCAAGGTGGCCGACATGATCACGCGTTCGATACGGCGGACGCCGAAGCGCGAACGCAACATGTGCGTCATATTGGGCTTTCTGGCGGAGCGGCTCGCCGGCCCGTGCAGCATCTCCGTCCTGTCGGATGTAACACTTGGCTATTTGCTCGGAAACTTG GACGAAGGGATCCATCCGGATGTGATGCTGTTTTCGTTGATTGCTTTGGAGAAGTTTGCTCAAACGAGTGAAAATAAGGTTACAATTAGG cgGAAACTGGCACTGTATCCTGAAAACCCGCTCACGCGCCTAGAAAGACACACTTCGAGCAACGACTATACGCTGCGCCAGGTTGGCTTTTGTGCCGAATGGTGTCTGGATAACTATT tccTCATTGAAGGTCGCGGGTACTCGTACGAGGTGGCCGACCTTAGCAACGTGAACGTGATGTTGAACACGCGGGACGTGAGCGAGTACCTGAAGATCTCCGCCGATGGGCTGGAAGCGCGCTGTGACGCTTACTCGTTCGAGAGTGTCCGCTGCACGTACCAGGTCAACGCGGGCTGCTGGTACTACGAGGTGGAGATCATCACGCCGGGCGTGATGCAGATCGGCTGGGCGACGAAGGACTCGAACTTCCTTAGCCACGAGGGCTACGGTATCGGTGATGACGCGTACTCGATCGCGTTCGACGGCTGCCGGAAGCTGATCTGGCACAAGGCGCGATCAATGCAGCACAATCTACACATCTGGACGGGTGGGTCAGTGCTCGGTTGCCTGCTGGATCTCGATACACGCCAGGTGATCTTCAGCCTGGACGGGGTCGAAGGTGAAGTGCTGACGCAACTGTTCGATTCCGCCGGTCCCCTGGATGGGTTCTTTGCGGCCGCCTCGTTTATGTCATTCCAGCAGTGTCGCTTCAACTTTGGTTCGCTACCGTTCATCTACCCACCGAAGGGTCGACCGTTCAAGAGTTTTAACGATCATGCGGTGCTTAGCGAGCAAGATAAG GTCGTACTACCACGCCATCTCTTTCTGGAGCAGCTGCGCAAGCTGAGTGTCCGCGAAGACTCCTGTACGCTTTGCTTCGACATGAAGGCGACCGTGCGGATAGAACCGTGCAAGCATCGGGGTTTCTGCACGAACTGTGCTGCCCTACTGCAGTTTTGTCCGATGTGCCGGGCGGAAATCATCAGCACGGTGCAGGAGGAGGAAGTAGCCCCCGATGCCAGCCCGCACTCGGAGGAAGCGGAACCGAAGCAAATGGAAGAGCCGTCGGCACCTATAGTGAACCAATAG
- the LOC131290518 gene encoding RNA-splicing ligase RtcB homolog: MVVREYNEEMKYIERLSPNSFLIKKGFQPNMNVDGVFYANSRLEKLMFDELRNACRPGMTGGFLPGVKQIANVAALPGIVGRSVGLPDIHSGYGFAIGNMAAFDMSDPNSIVSPGGVGFDINCGVRLLRTNLFEKDVKPVKEQLAQSLFDHIPVGVGSKGIIPMNAHDLEEALEMGMDWSLREGYVWAEDKEHCEEYGRMLNADPSKVSLRAKKRGLPQLGTLGAGNHYAEIQVVEEIYDKYAASKMGIEELGQICVMIHSGSRGFGHQVATDALVEMEKAMKRDKIETNDRQLACARINSPEGQNYLKAMSAAANFAWVNRSSMTFLTRQAFAKQFNTTPDDLDMHVIYDVSHNVAKMEEHMVDGRPKQLLVHRKGSTRAFPPHHPLIPVDYQLTGQPVLVGGSMGTCSFVLTGTETGMVETFGSTCHGAGRSLSRAKSRRNLDYKDVLRDLEEKGISIRVASPKLVQEEAPDSYKDVRDVVQTCHDVGISNKAIKLRPIAVIKG; the protein is encoded by the exons ATGGTCGTCCGAGAGTATAACGAAGAGATGAAGTATATTGAACGCCTATCGCCAAACAGTTTTCTGATCAAAAAGGGCTTCCAACCCAACATGAACGTTGATGGCGTATTCTACGCCAACAGTCGGCTGGAAAAGTTAATGTTCGACGAACTCCGCAATGCGTGCCGACCCGGTATGACCGGAGGATTTCTCCCGGGAGTGAAACAAATCGCCAACGTCGCCGCCTTGCCGGGAATCGTTGGACG ATCGGTGGGACTGCCGGATATTCACTCCGGATACGGGTTTGCTATTGGTAATATGGCCGCCTTTGATATGAGTGATCCCAACTCCATCGTATCCCCCGGTGGTGTCGGATTTGATATCAATTGCGGTGTACGTCTGCTTCGTACGAACCTGTTCGAAAAAGATGTGAAGCCGGTCAAGGAGCAACTGGCCCAGAGCCTTTTCGATCACATTCCGGTTGGTGTCGGCTCGAAAGGTATCATCCCGATGAACGCACACGATTTAGAGGAGGCCCTCGAGATGGGCATGGATTGGTCACTGCGCGAAGGTTATGTTTGGGCGGAAGATAAGGAACATTGCGAAGAATACGGACGAATGCTGAATGCCGACCCGAGCAAGGTTAGCCTAAGGGCAAAGAAGCGTGGGCTCCCGCAGCTCGGTACGCTCGGTGCCGGTAATCATTATGCGGAAATTCAAGTGGTGGAAGAAATCTACGACAAATACGCCGCTAGTAAAATGGGCATCGAGGAGCTGGGACAGATTTGTGTGATGATTCATTCCGGTAGCCGTGGTTTTGGTCATCAAGTTGCTACCGATGCGCTGGTCGAAATGGAAAAGGCCATGAAGCGGGACAAAATCGAAACGAATGACCGGCAGTTGGCTTGTGCGCGCATCAACAGCCCGGAAGGTCAAAACTACCTGAAAGCCATGTCCGCAGCGGCCAACTTTGCCTGGGTAAACCGAAGCTCGATGACATTCCTTACGCGACAGGCATTTGCAAAGCAGTTCAACACCACCCCCGACGATCTAGATATGCACGTTATCTACGACGTGTCGCACAACGTTGCCAAAATGGAAGAGCACATGGTGGACGGACGGCCGAAGCAACTGTTGGTGCACAGGAAAGGATCAACACGTGCTTTTCCTCCGCATCATCCGTTGATTCCGGTGGACTATCAACTCACTGGCCAGCCGGTGCTGGTCGGGGGTTCGATGGGGACATGCAGCTTCGTGCTGACCGGAACCGAGACCGGAATGGTCGAAACGTTTGGCTCAACGTGCCACGGTGCTGGTCGCAGTTTATCGCGCGCTAAGTCTCGCCGCAACCTAGACTATAAGGACGTTTTGCGCGATTTAGAGGAGAAGGGTATTTCAATTCGAGTTGCATCACCGAAACTGGTTCAAGAGGAAGCACCAGACTCGTACAAAGATGTACGCGATGTAGTTCAGACATGTCATGATGTCGGCATTAGCAACAAAGCCATCAAACTTCGTCCTATTGCCGTAATAAAAGGCTAG